In one window of Paracoccus saliphilus DNA:
- a CDS encoding GntR family transcriptional regulator gives MRSKPKTRWPPALDESEPELILKSFTEEPNYKTRIYGMLKQAIIGMDIYGVSEDTWLDEQQLAERLGVSRTPIREALAMLEQQGFVKSVPRRGIIVLRKTKREVMDMIHIWAAIESMAARIIMLNASKRDIGRLRKIFEKFHHGHAPKDYLSEYSEANLLFHQTLIQMTGSPTFQEMTEDIVLHVRGIRKITIGYHDRAKQSIRDHLAIIDALEKRQVERAEKLCRDHTLGLATYVEKHGQGLFD, from the coding sequence ATGAGGTCGAAACCCAAGACACGTTGGCCCCCAGCCCTGGACGAGTCGGAACCCGAGCTTATCCTCAAGTCCTTTACCGAAGAGCCGAACTATAAAACCCGTATCTACGGGATGTTGAAGCAGGCCATCATCGGGATGGATATCTACGGGGTCTCAGAGGATACTTGGCTTGACGAGCAGCAACTGGCCGAACGCTTGGGTGTCAGCCGCACCCCGATCCGCGAGGCATTGGCCATGCTGGAGCAGCAGGGCTTCGTGAAGTCCGTCCCGCGTCGGGGGATCATCGTTCTGCGCAAGACGAAGCGTGAAGTGATGGACATGATCCATATCTGGGCGGCGATTGAAAGCATGGCTGCCCGGATAATCATGCTGAATGCCAGCAAGCGCGATATCGGTCGCTTACGAAAGATCTTCGAGAAATTCCATCATGGTCACGCGCCAAAGGATTACTTGAGCGAATATTCCGAGGCCAATCTGCTGTTTCACCAAACGCTGATACAGATGACCGGGTCTCCGACCTTTCAGGAAATGACCGAGGATATCGTCCTGCATGTGCGGGGTATCCGCAAGATAACCATTGGATATCACGACCGCGCGAAGCAGTCGATCCGCGATCACCTCGCAATCATAGACGCACTTGAAAAGCGCCAGGTCGAACGAGCGG